A window of the Candidatus Deferrimicrobiaceae bacterium genome harbors these coding sequences:
- the waaF gene encoding lipopolysaccharide heptosyltransferase II, whose product MTRPAQAILVRAVNWLGDAVMTTPALAALRAARPGSRITLLAKPLVAELFRGHPDVDEVMVYDRDGSHGGISGRLRIASVLRARRFDSAILLQNAFDAALLAFLARIPDRAGYPTDGRRLLLTRPVPLTPEIMASHEVEYYLSLLAALGVPRPQSPGLRLHVTGDERNAMSARLSSLGLTPGAPILGINPGATFGAAKRWFPERFAAVADALAEAWGASVVLLGSAKEAPLSDAIEAAMKKKPAKLTGKTTVREMMALLGACAFLVTNDSGPMHVAAALGTPLTAIFGPTEWRRTSPWTKRARLVRAEGIACAPCKRRECDRAPICMLGVTPQMVIDASLDLYREVADGRV is encoded by the coding sequence GTGACCCGCCCCGCCCAGGCGATCCTGGTCCGCGCGGTCAACTGGCTGGGCGACGCGGTGATGACCACCCCCGCGCTCGCCGCGTTGCGCGCGGCTCGGCCGGGGAGCCGCATCACGCTTCTGGCCAAGCCGCTGGTCGCCGAGCTGTTCCGGGGGCACCCCGACGTCGACGAGGTGATGGTCTACGACCGCGACGGCAGCCACGGGGGAATCTCCGGCAGGCTCCGGATAGCGTCCGTCCTGCGCGCCCGCCGCTTCGATTCCGCCATCCTGCTTCAGAACGCCTTCGACGCCGCGCTGCTGGCTTTTCTCGCCCGCATTCCCGACCGGGCCGGCTATCCCACAGACGGCCGGCGATTGCTGCTGACGCGCCCCGTACCGCTGACGCCGGAGATCATGGCGTCGCACGAGGTCGAATACTACCTGTCGCTGCTCGCGGCGCTCGGCGTGCCCCGCCCGCAGTCGCCCGGGCTGCGGCTGCACGTGACCGGCGATGAGCGAAACGCGATGTCGGCCCGCCTGTCCTCGCTGGGCCTCACGCCGGGTGCGCCCATCCTGGGGATCAATCCCGGGGCGACGTTCGGCGCCGCCAAGCGCTGGTTTCCCGAGCGGTTTGCCGCGGTCGCCGACGCCCTCGCCGAGGCCTGGGGCGCCTCGGTCGTGCTACTCGGATCGGCAAAGGAAGCGCCGCTCTCCGACGCGATCGAGGCGGCCATGAAGAAGAAGCCGGCCAAGCTGACCGGGAAGACGACCGTCCGGGAGATGATGGCGCTGCTCGGGGCATGCGCCTTCCTCGTGACGAACGATTCGGGCCCGATGCACGTCGCCGCCGCGCTGGGCACCCCGCTGACGGCGATCTTCGGCCCGACCGAGTGGCGCCGCACCTCGCCTTGGACGAAGAGAGCCCGGCTTGTGCGCGCCGAGGGGATCGCCTGCGCGCCCTGCAAGCGGCGCGAATGCGACCGCGCGCCGATCTGCATGCTGGGCGTGACGCCGCAGATGGTCATCGACGCGTCGCTCGACCTGTACCGCGAGGTGGCCGATGGACGTGTCTGA
- a CDS encoding glycosyltransferase family 9 protein, whose protein sequence is MSESARILIVKLSAMGDVVHALAAAAYLRKSAPGATIDWAVDTRFAGIVEGHPAVDGVVPLDIKAWKTRWSEEKTRREVIGAIRGLRSARYDVAFDLQGNVKSGVVTLLSGAPVRVGFPKEIVREKPNLLCTNRHVPHDPSDRHITHRLLRLVSAPFGGTFAPEEARPSLPVPETARLAAAGRLAEALPGATRFVALHAGTTWATKRMDPAFWAAVIVQLRDLSPGLGAALSWGSEAERVEAELIRSLAGGRVALLPRLGYPELAAAYAACGYMIGPDCGPLHLAAAAGASTVSVFRSTIPECVAPEGARHRAIRAPQPCFGCMIRGSKSCPRDAACRESIPPAEVAGTMKELMTW, encoded by the coding sequence GTGTCTGAATCCGCGCGGATCCTCATCGTCAAGCTGTCCGCGATGGGCGACGTCGTCCATGCGCTGGCCGCGGCCGCGTACCTGCGCAAGTCGGCGCCCGGCGCCACGATCGACTGGGCGGTCGACACCCGCTTCGCCGGGATCGTCGAAGGGCACCCCGCCGTCGACGGGGTCGTTCCGCTCGACATCAAGGCGTGGAAGACGCGCTGGTCGGAGGAAAAAACGCGCCGGGAGGTCATCGGGGCGATCCGGGGTCTCCGGTCGGCCCGCTACGACGTTGCTTTCGACCTGCAGGGGAACGTCAAGAGCGGCGTGGTGACGCTGCTCTCGGGCGCGCCGGTGCGGGTCGGCTTCCCGAAGGAGATCGTCCGGGAGAAGCCGAACCTCTTGTGCACGAACCGGCACGTCCCGCACGACCCGTCCGACCGGCACATCACGCACCGGCTGCTCCGGCTGGTTTCGGCGCCGTTCGGCGGGACGTTCGCTCCCGAGGAGGCCAGGCCTTCCCTTCCCGTGCCCGAAACGGCCCGGCTGGCGGCGGCGGGGCGGCTCGCCGAGGCGCTTCCGGGAGCGACCCGGTTCGTGGCGCTTCACGCGGGCACGACCTGGGCCACCAAGCGGATGGACCCGGCGTTCTGGGCGGCCGTGATCGTGCAACTGCGCGACCTGTCGCCGGGGTTGGGCGCGGCGCTGTCGTGGGGGAGCGAGGCCGAGCGGGTCGAGGCCGAGCTGATCCGCTCGCTGGCGGGGGGGCGGGTGGCGCTCCTCCCGCGGTTGGGATACCCGGAGCTGGCCGCAGCCTATGCCGCCTGCGGATACATGATCGGTCCCGACTGCGGCCCGCTCCACCTTGCAGCGGCGGCGGGTGCCTCGACGGTCTCGGTCTTCCGAAGTACCATACCCGAATGCGTCGCGCCCGAAGGGGCACGCCACAGGGCCATCCGCGCGCCGCAGCCGTGCTTTGGCTGCATGATCCGGGGCAGCAAATCCTGTCCGCGCGACGCCGCGTGCCGGGAAAGCATTCCGCCGGCCGAGGTGGCCGGGACGATGAAGGAGCTCATGACTTGGTGA
- the wecB gene encoding UDP-N-acetylglucosamine 2-epimerase (non-hydrolyzing) translates to MKVLAVFGTRPEAIKMAPVVAALKARPGRFDVRVCVTAQHREMLDAVLALFGIKPEYDLDLMRPGQDLFDVTTGVLSGMKRVLATERPDIVLVHGDTTTTMAAALAAFYCRIPVGHVEAGLRTGDKYAPFPEEINRKVAGVVADLHFAPTEAARDNLLREGVASGAIHVTGNTVVDALLDVAGRIRGDAALRSLLSAEFPFLDPDRRLILVTGHRRENFGDGFEHICRALADLAAKYADVQILYPVHLNPQVQEPVNRILGGGGASGIHLVPPVDYLPFVYLMDRAHLIVTDSGGVQEEAPSLGKPVLVMREVTERPEAVAAGTVRLVGTGREAIVREASRLLDDPEAYAAMSHAHNPYGDGLAAERIADCLERFGDN, encoded by the coding sequence GTGAAGGTGCTCGCCGTCTTCGGGACCCGCCCCGAGGCGATCAAGATGGCGCCGGTCGTCGCCGCGCTGAAGGCGCGGCCGGGGCGCTTCGACGTCCGGGTCTGCGTGACCGCGCAGCACCGCGAGATGCTCGACGCCGTGCTGGCGCTTTTCGGCATCAAGCCCGAGTACGACCTCGACCTGATGCGGCCGGGGCAGGACCTGTTCGACGTCACGACGGGCGTGCTCTCGGGGATGAAGCGGGTGCTGGCCACGGAACGGCCGGACATCGTGCTGGTCCACGGAGACACGACCACGACCATGGCCGCGGCGCTTGCCGCTTTTTATTGCCGCATCCCGGTCGGCCACGTCGAGGCGGGGCTTCGCACCGGCGACAAATACGCCCCGTTTCCCGAGGAGATCAACCGGAAGGTCGCCGGCGTCGTCGCCGACCTGCACTTCGCCCCCACCGAGGCGGCGCGCGACAACCTGTTGCGGGAAGGGGTGGCCTCCGGCGCGATTCATGTCACCGGCAACACCGTGGTCGATGCGCTGCTCGACGTCGCCGGGCGGATCCGCGGCGATGCGGCGCTCCGGTCGCTTCTCTCCGCCGAATTCCCCTTCCTCGATCCCGATCGGCGGCTGATCCTCGTGACCGGCCACCGGCGCGAGAATTTCGGGGACGGCTTTGAACACATCTGTCGGGCGCTGGCCGACCTGGCCGCGAAATACGCCGACGTGCAGATCCTTTATCCCGTGCACCTGAATCCCCAAGTGCAGGAACCGGTGAACCGGATCCTGGGCGGGGGCGGCGCATCCGGCATCCATCTGGTTCCGCCGGTCGACTACCTGCCGTTCGTCTACCTGATGGACCGCGCGCACCTGATCGTCACCGATTCGGGCGGCGTGCAGGAAGAGGCGCCGTCGCTCGGCAAGCCGGTCCTGGTGATGCGCGAGGTGACCGAGCGGCCCGAGGCGGTGGCGGCGGGAACGGTCCGGCTCGTGGGCACCGGCCGCGAGGCGATCGTGCGCGAGGCGTCGCGGCTGCTCGACGATCCGGAAGCGTACGCGGCGATGAGCCACGCGCACAACCCATACGGAGATGGCCTTGCGGCGGAACGGATCGCCGACTGCCTCGAAAGGTTCGGTGATAATTGA
- a CDS encoding class I SAM-dependent methyltransferase, with the protein MLALRREGQLYNLSNGYFEDGFRGSIDRFCEIAYALRDSPRVLDVGAGGGLLLSLLSELGHECHAVDINDNSEAFPEIYRAKKIEFRVCNVEADPIPYPDGFFDAVTCCQVLEHFTYSHLGAVREMRRVLRPGGILEIDVPNAACFRNRSRMVRGKHITWDYAKHYLHAEPLMYKGMPFFPDRHNRDFTLADLRLLMEEAGFRIRDIHFLKSSRYREGLESIRSIGSAMRDAIPSLRKSIIAFGEKAV; encoded by the coding sequence GTGCTGGCACTGCGCCGCGAGGGACAACTCTACAACCTGTCCAACGGCTATTTCGAGGATGGTTTCCGTGGCAGCATCGACCGTTTCTGCGAGATCGCCTATGCGCTCCGCGACAGCCCTCGAGTGCTCGACGTCGGGGCGGGAGGCGGCCTGCTGCTGTCGCTTCTTTCCGAGCTGGGGCACGAATGCCACGCGGTCGACATCAACGACAACTCCGAGGCCTTCCCCGAGATCTACCGGGCGAAGAAGATCGAGTTCCGCGTGTGCAACGTCGAGGCCGACCCGATCCCGTATCCCGACGGCTTCTTCGACGCGGTGACCTGCTGCCAGGTGCTCGAGCACTTCACCTATTCGCACCTCGGCGCCGTCCGCGAGATGCGGCGGGTCCTTCGGCCCGGCGGCATCCTCGAGATCGACGTGCCCAACGCCGCCTGCTTCCGCAATCGCAGCCGCATGGTGCGCGGGAAGCACATCACCTGGGACTACGCCAAGCATTACCTGCACGCGGAGCCGCTGATGTACAAGGGGATGCCGTTCTTCCCCGACCGGCACAACCGCGACTTCACGCTCGCCGACCTCAGGCTCCTGATGGAAGAGGCCGGCTTCCGCATCCGCGATATCCATTTCCTGAAATCGAGCCGCTATCGGGAGGGTCTCGAATCGATCCGCTCGATCGGCAGCGCGATGCGGGACGCGATCCCGTCGCTGCGCAAGTCGATCATCGCCTTCGGCGAGAAGGCGGTGTAG
- a CDS encoding glycosyltransferase, with product MILHVVEPTFESSAGHCRSFVESLCRASAGRGVSIHIWAGRGAEFSAPEGVDVTLHRHFFRRLRRVQSFFLYRKLLKGPGRLFVSTAGRIDMALVTLAAGGTLPPKKAYLYFHWLWASPKKLAFFRETALRQPELVILAPIPPVVEPFKECGFRNVRMVPYPVAPAGGSEKPAGPFRHLLFAGAARKDKGFEHIVALIGRLKELGETVPFVVQTSADHYGKEDPFIRELFVRLKAIGYPGLRTVPETLSSEEYAKLFAGAICIQPYDRATFAGRVSGVTFDALAAGAPIVVPDGTWNAQAAEAHGAGVVVTDLGPEALLAAVQTIRADYAGYRDRAWEGGRRMQQSNGSARLLEALVE from the coding sequence ATGATCCTCCACGTCGTCGAGCCGACTTTCGAATCGAGCGCCGGCCACTGCCGCAGCTTCGTCGAGAGCCTGTGCCGCGCGTCGGCGGGGCGCGGGGTGTCGATCCACATCTGGGCGGGACGCGGCGCCGAATTTTCCGCGCCGGAAGGGGTCGACGTCACGCTGCACCGGCACTTCTTCCGGCGGCTGCGTCGCGTCCAGTCGTTCTTCCTCTACAGGAAGCTGCTCAAGGGGCCGGGTCGGCTCTTCGTTTCCACCGCGGGTCGCATCGACATGGCGCTCGTGACGCTGGCGGCCGGCGGCACATTGCCGCCGAAGAAGGCCTACCTCTACTTCCACTGGCTCTGGGCGTCGCCGAAGAAGCTGGCGTTTTTCCGGGAGACGGCGCTGCGCCAGCCCGAGCTGGTCATCCTGGCTCCGATCCCGCCCGTCGTCGAGCCGTTCAAGGAATGCGGCTTCCGGAACGTGCGGATGGTTCCGTATCCCGTCGCCCCCGCGGGCGGCTCCGAAAAGCCGGCCGGGCCGTTCCGCCACCTGCTGTTCGCGGGGGCGGCGCGCAAGGACAAGGGATTCGAGCACATCGTCGCGTTGATCGGGCGGCTCAAGGAGCTGGGGGAGACGGTTCCGTTCGTCGTCCAGACCTCGGCCGACCATTACGGCAAGGAGGACCCGTTCATCCGCGAACTGTTCGTGCGCCTGAAGGCGATCGGATACCCAGGGCTCCGGACCGTCCCGGAAACGCTGTCGTCCGAAGAATACGCGAAGCTTTTCGCGGGGGCGATCTGCATCCAGCCCTACGACCGCGCCACCTTCGCGGGGCGGGTCAGCGGCGTCACTTTCGACGCGCTCGCGGCGGGCGCGCCGATCGTCGTCCCCGACGGGACCTGGAACGCCCAGGCGGCCGAGGCGCACGGCGCCGGCGTCGTGGTGACTGACCTCGGGCCCGAAGCGCTGCTCGCGGCCGTGCAGACAATCCGCGCCGACTACGCCGGCTACCGCGACCGTGCCTGGGAAGGGGGCCGTCGGATGCAGCAGTCCAACGGCTCCGCCCGGCTGCTCGAGGCGCTGGTCGAATGA
- a CDS encoding glycosyltransferase family 2 protein, with product MTSGPARDPAGGRKPFSAVLIALNEAGRLAACLESLAFADEIVVVDSGSTDATSEIARAHGARVVQIPWRGFGPQKQAAVDAASHDFVLNVDCDERVTPTLAAEIRGLLDSAPSFAAWSVPRRTFLGEKEIRHCGWYPDRTVRFFDRRRARFSDDLVHERVIVEGATGALANPLIHKSFKGLADLLVKLNRYSDLSALQMHGRGRRCGFLDLLLRPPFAFFKTFVLRRGFLDGVEGFVVSCSTAMLSFAKYVKLRELSQREKP from the coding sequence ATGACCTCCGGGCCGGCGCGGGATCCCGCGGGCGGGCGCAAGCCGTTCTCGGCGGTGCTGATCGCCCTCAACGAGGCGGGTCGCCTCGCGGCGTGCCTCGAATCGCTGGCGTTCGCCGACGAGATCGTCGTCGTCGATTCGGGCAGCACCGACGCGACGTCCGAGATCGCCCGGGCGCACGGCGCCCGCGTCGTCCAGATCCCGTGGCGGGGCTTCGGGCCCCAGAAGCAGGCGGCGGTCGATGCGGCCTCGCACGATTTCGTGCTCAACGTCGACTGCGACGAGCGGGTGACGCCTACTCTGGCGGCAGAGATCCGGGGGCTGCTCGACTCCGCGCCCTCGTTCGCCGCCTGGAGCGTGCCCCGCCGCACCTTCCTGGGCGAAAAAGAGATCCGCCATTGCGGCTGGTATCCCGACCGGACGGTGCGCTTCTTCGACCGGCGGCGGGCGCGCTTCTCGGACGACCTCGTCCACGAGCGGGTGATCGTCGAGGGCGCGACGGGTGCGCTGGCGAATCCGCTGATCCATAAGTCGTTCAAGGGGCTGGCCGACCTGCTCGTCAAGCTCAACCGGTACAGCGACCTGTCCGCCCTCCAGATGCACGGGAGGGGGCGCCGCTGCGGTTTCCTCGACCTGCTGCTGCGGCCGCCGTTCGCCTTCTTCAAGACCTTCGTGCTGCGCCGGGGCTTCCTGGACGGGGTCGAGGGGTTCGTCGTCTCGTGCAGCACGGCCATGCTGTCGTTCGCGAAGTACGTCAAGCTGCGCGAATTGTCGCAACGGGAGAAGCCTTGA
- a CDS encoding glycosyltransferase family 9 protein: MTRPLATPPASVLIACVRLIGDVILSTPLIGLFREAWPDAAIDVLVARGTGDFLEKDPRIRKVIYAGSGETPGSGKGGAGYARAIFRAYDLAVSLTSNDRGTLAAAIAGRRARVGFTQGGRGIRDVWKKAVLTHAIPNQYAIHVARLSQLVGEALGLRVDRLEAKVFWDAADAAAVSTLLHAGGVDAPYFVVHPFARWGYKYWAPERFAEASDFVAGRYGLLPVWSASPDPAERALLRETAALCRVRPALVEGALSLSGMTCLLSRAALYIGLDTAISHLAATTGIPMVVLYGPSIAERWSPWDNAGPVAQQCPLPRGTQRIGNTILVQKGWDCVPCGKAGCDDRGGESRCMAEISVDEVTSAVETLLRPPGPAGSGA; this comes from the coding sequence TTGACCCGCCCCCTCGCGACGCCTCCCGCCTCGGTCCTGATCGCCTGCGTCCGGCTGATCGGCGACGTGATCCTCTCCACCCCCCTCATCGGGCTGTTCCGGGAGGCTTGGCCCGACGCCGCGATCGATGTGCTGGTCGCCCGGGGGACCGGGGATTTCCTCGAGAAGGACCCGCGCATCCGGAAAGTGATCTACGCGGGCAGCGGGGAGACGCCGGGTTCGGGCAAGGGCGGCGCGGGATACGCGCGGGCGATCTTCCGGGCCTATGACCTTGCCGTCAGCCTGACCTCGAACGACCGCGGGACGCTGGCGGCCGCGATCGCCGGTCGGCGGGCGCGCGTCGGGTTCACCCAGGGGGGGCGCGGCATCCGGGACGTGTGGAAGAAGGCGGTGCTCACCCACGCGATCCCGAACCAGTACGCGATCCACGTCGCGCGGCTTTCCCAGCTCGTGGGCGAGGCGCTCGGGCTGCGGGTCGACCGGCTCGAGGCGAAGGTCTTCTGGGACGCAGCCGACGCGGCGGCCGTGTCCACCCTCCTCCATGCGGGCGGCGTCGACGCCCCCTACTTCGTCGTCCACCCGTTTGCCCGCTGGGGCTACAAGTACTGGGCTCCGGAGCGGTTCGCCGAGGCGAGCGATTTCGTGGCCGGACGGTACGGCCTTCTCCCCGTGTGGAGCGCATCGCCCGATCCCGCCGAGCGGGCGCTGCTGCGCGAGACGGCGGCGCTGTGCCGCGTCCGGCCGGCGCTGGTCGAGGGGGCGTTGTCGCTTTCCGGCATGACCTGCCTGCTTTCCCGCGCCGCCCTTTACATCGGCCTCGACACGGCGATCTCGCACCTTGCGGCGACGACCGGGATTCCGATGGTCGTCCTCTACGGGCCCTCGATCGCCGAGCGCTGGTCGCCCTGGGACAACGCGGGGCCGGTCGCGCAGCAATGCCCGCTTCCGCGGGGCACGCAGCGCATCGGGAACACGATCCTGGTCCAGAAAGGGTGGGACTGCGTCCCGTGCGGCAAGGCGGGGTGCGACGACCGGGGGGGCGAAAGCCGCTGCATGGCCGAGATCTCCGTGGACGAGGTGACGTCCGCCGTCGAGACGCTCCTGCGGCCGCCTGGTCCCGCAGGGAGCGGCGCTTGA